The following coding sequences are from one Sphaeramia orbicularis chromosome 11, fSphaOr1.1, whole genome shotgun sequence window:
- the LOC115428104 gene encoding bcl-2/adenovirus E1B 19 kDa-interacting protein 2-like protein: MESRQDEQEEEEEEDPSRSFPAAAEEIPSLTQSSPSNDLTVEAEEETGAETQCAVMARASVDSAGESGPQVCPEEEDEDEDEEEPRIQKAIRIQEEEDEEEQPVVIRGETEDESTSEQRSSTPTGNRPAPPSTLALSGSRPKKKKILVAPALSLSLGRSESTISDDFPCGFLSPSLDDDSTGLDFDLDAIETPSDSESLPFPMYDLDLEDDLRRLGVASRRYRPLDPRLRSGSGSQCGAGLDQEDTVDSQGIRWRHFSTGDPPQQSRVNMSVLEPYLRVLSHGGYYGDGMNDIIVFSSCYLPENNLENYQYVMDNLFRYVVGTLDLMVSENYVIVYLCAGGQTDKLPGISWLRECYTTIHRKLRKNLKGFYVVHPTWYIKALITIIKPFISSKFSRKLQFVDSLQDLSHFIPTEHVQIPDCVRQYDANLSR; the protein is encoded by the exons ATGGAGTCCAGACAGGACgaacaggaagaagaagaggaggaagacccCTCCAG GTCATTTCCTGCTGCAGCTGAAGAAATCCCCTCTCTGACTCAGTCATCACCATCCAACGACCTCACAG TGGAGGCTGAGGAagaaacaggagctgaaacacAGTGTGCTGTCATGGCAAGAGCATCAGTTGACTCGGCAGGTGAGTCTGGACCTCAGGTCTGtccagaagaagaagatgaagacgaggATGAGGAAGAGCCCAGAATCCAAAAGGCGATCAGAATccaggaggaagaggacgaggaAGAGCAGCCAG TTGTCATTAGAGGAGAAACAGAAGATGAATCGACCTCAGAGCAGAGATCATCGACTCCAACAGGAAATAGACCAG CCCCGCCCTCCACGCTGGCCTTATCCGGATCACggccaaagaagaagaaaatcttGGTGGCTCCAGCGCTCAGCCTCTCTCTGG GTCGCAGTGAGTCCACCATCTCTGACGATTTCCCATGTGGATTTCTATCTCCATCTCTGGATGATGACAGCACGGGGCTGGACTTTGACCTGGACGCCATAGAAACACCCTCTGACAGCGAGTCCCTGCCCTTCCCTATGTATGACCTGGACCTGGAAG ATGACCTGCGGCGCCTCGGCGTGGCATCCCGTCGTTACAGACCTCTCGACCCTCGCCTCAGATCCGGCTCTGGGTCCCAGTGTGGAGCTGGTCTCGATCAAGAGGACACAGTGGACAGTCAGGGCATCAGGTGGCGCCATTTCTCCACAGGTGACCCCCCACAGCAGAGCCGGGTCAACATGAGCGTCCTGGAGCCGTACCTCAGGGTTCTGTCACACGGag GTTACTATGGAGACGGCATGAATGACATCATCGTGTTCTCTTCCTGTTACCTGCCAGAGAACAATCTGGAAAATTATCAATATGTGATGGACAACCTGTTCAG GTATGTCGTTGGGACTCTGGATCTGATGGTGTCAGAGAATTACGTGATCGTGTACCTCTGTGCTGGAGGTCAGACGGACAAACTGCCAGGAATCAGCTGGCTCAGAGAGTGTTACACCACCATCCACCGCAA GCTGAGGAAGAACCTGAAGGGCTTCTACGTGGTCCATCCCACCTGGTACATCAAGGCCCTCATCACCATCATCAAACCCTTCATCAG TTCAAAGTTCAGCAGGAAGCTGCAGTTTGTCGACAGCCTCCAGGATCTGTCCCATTTCATccctactgagcatgtgcagatcccAGACTGCGTCAGACA GTACGATGCAAACCTGTCCAGGTGA